The proteins below come from a single Cylindrospermopsis raciborskii Cr2010 genomic window:
- a CDS encoding YlqD family protein has protein sequence MELSNLELMLKRVVNVKVIVTPLWKEEVQQQLQEQINQTDQQLQQLDMEGQRTISVIQKQSLQPPGPQTLQQIDNVQLQINQKKSELLEQKNQLLQNLQQVQYLDLEQEVNQFQMESFFQVKTGDNLISKMQVEIVLRDGVIEEIRGEV, from the coding sequence ATGGAACTATCGAATCTGGAATTAATGCTCAAACGTGTTGTTAACGTGAAGGTGATTGTAACTCCACTATGGAAAGAGGAAGTACAACAACAATTGCAAGAACAGATCAACCAAACAGATCAGCAGTTGCAACAACTTGACATGGAAGGACAAAGAACAATTAGTGTTATTCAAAAACAGAGTCTGCAACCCCCCGGTCCCCAAACTCTACAACAAATCGACAATGTTCAACTACAAATTAACCAGAAGAAAAGCGAGTTGTTGGAACAGAAGAACCAATTATTGCAAAACCTTCAGCAAGTACAGTATTTGGATTTGGAGCAGGAGGTCAATCAGTTTCAAATGGAAAGTTTTTTCCAGGTGAAAACTGGTGATAATCTGATTAGTAAAATGCAGGTTGAAATCGTTCTTCGTGATGGTGTGATTGAAGAGATTCGTGGTGAAGTCTAA
- a CDS encoding AMP-dependent synthetase/ligase produces MQLQPPFLSTFTDREKKAIQDLTSYSGIHSLPEIWPLAAQHFRDITALYNPHSKPEVKITYSQLWDQIQRFAIGLQVLGVNKNDDDPHPPRIALIADNSPRWFIADQGIMTAGAVNAVRSSQAEKNELLYIISHSGSTVVVVEDVKTLNKLEPDLAELPIKLVILLSDETDMPEWNTLPIIETYSVMNFTQLLNLANDHTLTPVTIAGHVLATLIYTSGTTGKPKGVMLSHNNLLHQVQTLGTIVQPQPGDVALSILPTWHSYERSGEYFLLSQGCTQIYTNLRMIKEDLKRFRPNFMIAVPRLWESIYEGVQKQFRSQPVKKQKLIQFLLKMGQEYIFARRVAQGLSLEHIGASEWIRWAAKIKQLVLSPLQILGEKLVYAKVREATGGKIKQVISGGGALPRHIDNFFEIIGVEILQGYGLTETSPVTNARRIWRNLRGSSGQPIAGTQVKIVHQETKDPLSPGKIGLVLLKGPQVMEGYYQNLEATRQVIDNDGWFNSGDLGWVTPENDLVLTGRAKDTIVLSNGENIEPQPIEDACLRSPYIDQIMLVGQDQRSLGALIVPNLDALEKWAEVENINLPTQDDSTENEDQKIGQKIDLENKIIQDLYRKELNREVQNRPGYRVDDRIGPFKLIPEPFSMENGMMTQTMKIRRHVVAQKYGDTIDSMFVK; encoded by the coding sequence ATGCAACTTCAGCCTCCTTTTTTATCTACCTTTACAGATCGAGAAAAAAAGGCAATACAAGATTTGACTAGTTATTCTGGTATCCATTCCTTACCAGAAATATGGCCATTAGCAGCTCAACATTTTCGCGATATCACTGCTCTATATAACCCCCATAGCAAACCAGAGGTCAAAATCACCTACTCCCAATTGTGGGATCAAATCCAGCGTTTTGCCATAGGTTTACAGGTCTTGGGGGTAAACAAAAATGATGATGATCCCCACCCCCCACGCATTGCTCTCATAGCAGATAATAGTCCCCGTTGGTTTATTGCAGACCAAGGTATTATGACTGCTGGAGCAGTGAATGCAGTTCGTAGCTCCCAAGCTGAAAAGAATGAATTACTATACATTATCTCCCACAGTGGTAGTACGGTTGTGGTAGTTGAAGATGTTAAAACGTTAAATAAGCTAGAACCTGATTTGGCTGAGCTACCAATTAAGCTGGTCATTTTACTTTCTGATGAAACGGATATGCCTGAGTGGAATACCTTGCCTATTATAGAAACCTATTCGGTGATGAATTTTACTCAGCTGTTAAATCTGGCTAATGATCATACTTTGACTCCTGTCACAATTGCTGGTCATGTTTTAGCAACCTTGATTTACACTTCCGGAACTACGGGTAAACCCAAGGGTGTTATGCTTTCCCATAACAACTTATTACATCAGGTTCAAACCCTGGGAACTATAGTTCAACCCCAACCTGGTGATGTGGCTTTAAGCATTTTACCAACCTGGCACAGTTATGAGCGCAGTGGCGAATATTTTTTACTTTCTCAAGGTTGTACACAAATATATACAAATTTGAGAATGATTAAAGAAGACCTAAAAAGGTTTAGACCTAACTTTATGATTGCCGTGCCCAGACTGTGGGAGTCAATTTATGAAGGGGTGCAAAAGCAGTTCCGTAGCCAACCAGTGAAAAAACAAAAACTAATTCAATTCTTGCTGAAAATGGGTCAAGAATATATTTTCGCTCGACGTGTTGCCCAGGGATTAAGTTTAGAGCATATTGGTGCTTCAGAATGGATAAGATGGGCAGCAAAAATTAAGCAATTAGTCTTATCACCATTACAAATATTGGGAGAAAAGTTAGTTTATGCTAAAGTGCGAGAAGCTACAGGAGGAAAAATCAAGCAGGTGATTAGTGGAGGTGGGGCACTGCCTAGACATATAGACAACTTCTTTGAAATTATCGGGGTGGAGATTTTACAGGGTTATGGATTGACGGAAACTTCACCGGTCACTAATGCTCGTCGTATCTGGAGAAATTTACGCGGATCCTCGGGACAACCAATAGCAGGAACTCAGGTGAAGATAGTTCACCAAGAAACAAAAGACCCTCTATCTCCAGGGAAAATTGGCTTAGTTCTACTTAAAGGTCCCCAGGTGATGGAGGGCTATTATCAGAATTTGGAAGCTACAAGACAGGTTATTGACAATGATGGTTGGTTTAATAGCGGTGATTTAGGTTGGGTAACACCTGAAAATGACTTGGTGCTAACTGGTAGAGCTAAGGATACTATTGTATTAAGCAATGGTGAAAATATTGAACCCCAACCTATAGAAGATGCTTGCTTGCGATCGCCCTATATTGACCAAATTATGCTGGTAGGACAAGATCAGCGCAGTCTTGGTGCTTTAATAGTTCCTAACCTGGATGCTTTGGAAAAATGGGCGGAAGTTGAGAATATCAATTTACCTACTCAGGATGATTCCACGGAAAATGAAGATCAAAAAATCGGTCAAAAAATTGACTTAGAGAACAAAATAATTCAGGATTTATATCGGAAGGAATTAAATAGGGAGGTGCAAAATCGTCCAGGTTATAGGGTTGATGACCGCATTGGGCCCTTTAAGCTAATCCCGGAACCCTTTTCCATGGAAAATGGCATGATGACCCAAACCATGAAAATTCGTCGTCATGTTGTGGCACAAAAGTATGGTGATACTATTGACAGCATGTTTGTCAAGTAG
- the recQ gene encoding DNA helicase RecQ has protein sequence MMQYPDLEKELKKYFGYDQFRPGQRQIIEDALENRDLMVVMPTGGGKSLCFQLPALLKPGLTVVVSPLIALMQDQVEALRNNNISATLINSSLTTYQVRSREEAIMNGKVKLLYVAPERLVSERFLPILDVVKEKFGLANFVIDEAHCVSEWGHDFRPEYRQLILLRKRFSHVPTIALTATATDRVRADIIQQLGLKQPAVHIASFNRQNLYYEVRPKNRNSYGEILEIIKENEGSGIIYCLTRKNVDELTLKLQNSQIAALPYHAGLVDHERAKNQTRFIRDDVRIMVATIAFGMGINKPDVRFVIHCDLPRNLESYYQESGRAGRDGEPSRCTLFFSFGDVKTIEWSIGKKTDPQEQLIAKQQLRQVIDYAEGTDCRRTIQLGYFGERFPGSCANCDNCRYPKPLQDWTVEAMKFLSCVARCQEKYGMNYIIDVLRGTKNQKISLHKHDQLSTYGIGKDKTADEWKMLCRSLLHQGLLEQTNDGYSVLKLNALSWEVMRKQRQVSIAAPVYQKADLVAVNTKALDIEALMNELRQLRKQIADELGLAPYIIFQDSTLRLMAQIKPRTLEELGQISGVVSYKVNQYGERFLAVIQSYIQEQSWQPPKKSDDDLITNTESTTLELHQQGFTIEQIAQKRNMKTATIIRHLSDLIEKKQPVDLNLLIPLDRQKKIWQVIDVLGDINLTPIRDYLGDSYTYNEIRLVRARWRRENRKNLSPK, from the coding sequence ATGATGCAGTATCCCGATTTAGAAAAAGAATTAAAAAAATACTTTGGTTATGACCAATTTCGTCCCGGACAAAGACAAATTATAGAAGATGCACTAGAAAACCGTGATTTAATGGTAGTTATGCCCACGGGAGGTGGAAAATCCCTATGTTTCCAATTACCAGCTCTTTTGAAACCAGGTTTAACAGTTGTAGTATCTCCCCTGATAGCATTAATGCAAGATCAGGTGGAAGCACTAAGAAATAATAATATTTCTGCCACTCTTATTAATAGCAGTCTCACTACTTATCAAGTTCGCTCTCGGGAAGAAGCGATCATGAATGGTAAGGTGAAATTATTATATGTAGCTCCAGAAAGATTAGTGAGCGAGAGATTTTTGCCCATTTTAGATGTGGTTAAAGAAAAATTTGGCCTGGCTAACTTTGTTATTGATGAAGCCCATTGTGTTTCTGAGTGGGGTCATGATTTTCGTCCAGAATATAGACAATTAATCTTGTTGAGGAAGCGATTTTCTCATGTTCCCACCATAGCTCTAACCGCAACTGCTACCGATAGAGTGAGAGCTGATATCATCCAACAGTTGGGATTGAAACAACCAGCGGTTCACATTGCTAGTTTTAACCGACAGAACCTGTACTATGAAGTGCGGCCTAAAAATAGAAATTCCTATGGGGAAATATTAGAAATTATTAAAGAAAATGAGGGTTCGGGAATTATTTACTGTCTAACCCGTAAGAACGTAGATGAACTAACCTTAAAACTACAGAATAGTCAAATTGCTGCTTTACCCTATCATGCAGGTTTAGTTGATCACGAAAGAGCCAAAAACCAAACTCGATTTATCCGTGATGATGTGCGAATTATGGTGGCAACTATTGCCTTTGGCATGGGTATTAATAAACCTGATGTACGGTTTGTCATTCACTGTGACTTGCCCAGAAATTTAGAAAGTTATTATCAGGAGTCAGGTCGCGCTGGAAGAGACGGGGAACCCTCTCGATGCACCTTATTTTTTAGTTTTGGTGATGTGAAAACCATTGAATGGAGTATAGGTAAGAAAACCGATCCCCAAGAACAGCTGATTGCTAAACAGCAGTTAAGACAAGTGATAGATTATGCTGAAGGAACGGACTGTAGACGCACAATTCAATTGGGGTATTTTGGGGAAAGATTTCCTGGTAGTTGTGCTAATTGTGATAATTGCCGTTATCCCAAACCCTTGCAAGATTGGACTGTGGAAGCAATGAAGTTTTTATCTTGTGTAGCACGATGTCAGGAAAAATATGGTATGAATTATATTATTGATGTGTTAAGAGGGACGAAAAATCAAAAAATTTCTTTGCATAAACATGATCAACTTTCTACCTATGGTATCGGGAAAGATAAAACAGCAGATGAATGGAAAATGTTATGCAGATCTTTGTTGCACCAAGGGTTATTGGAACAAACTAATGATGGCTATTCGGTGTTAAAATTAAATGCTTTAAGTTGGGAGGTGATGCGAAAACAACGACAAGTTTCAATTGCTGCTCCCGTATATCAAAAGGCTGATTTGGTCGCTGTTAATACTAAGGCTTTAGATATAGAAGCTCTGATGAATGAACTCAGACAGCTACGAAAACAAATTGCTGACGAACTGGGTTTAGCTCCCTATATTATTTTTCAAGATTCGACCTTACGACTAATGGCCCAAATCAAACCCAGAACTCTAGAAGAGTTAGGACAAATTTCTGGGGTGGTTAGTTATAAGGTCAACCAATATGGAGAAAGGTTTTTGGCAGTTATTCAATCCTATATTCAAGAACAAAGTTGGCAACCACCAAAAAAGAGTGATGATGATCTAATAACTAATACAGAATCAACTACCTTGGAATTGCACCAGCAAGGATTCACTATTGAACAAATTGCCCAAAAACGGAATATGAAAACTGCCACCATTATTCGTCATCTGTCAGACCTGATAGAAAAAAAACAACCTGTTGATTTGAATTTGTTAATACCTTTGGATAGACAAAAGAAAATTTGGCAGGTCATAGATGTTTTGGGTGACATTAATTTAACCCCCATTCGAGATTATTTGGGTGATAGTTATACCTATAATGAGATTCGCTTAGTCAGAGCTAGATGGCGAAGGGAAAATCGTAAAAATCTATCCCCTAAATAG
- a CDS encoding pentapeptide repeat-containing protein: protein MEVKELLNRYARGERNFNGICLRAVNLRGVNLGGIDFARADLSWSDMTGISLSGANLSQANLRGAKLENAHLSEVILCGADLTQAILINAHLNESDLSGALLVDANLCDADLHQASITAANLQSAKLNGAKMGGVRMWKADLQGADLTGADLSEANMCEVNLSMANLSATDMSETFLTGAIMPDGSLHS from the coding sequence ATGGAAGTGAAAGAACTACTAAATAGATACGCTAGGGGAGAAAGAAACTTCAATGGTATTTGCTTGCGAGCAGTCAATCTCAGGGGGGTTAATTTAGGTGGTATTGACTTTGCTAGAGCAGATCTAAGTTGGTCCGATATGACGGGAATTTCCCTGAGTGGAGCGAATTTAAGCCAAGCCAATCTGCGAGGTGCAAAACTAGAAAATGCCCATTTATCGGAAGTAATTTTGTGCGGAGCTGATTTGACACAGGCTATACTAATCAATGCTCATTTAAATGAGTCCGATCTTAGTGGAGCATTACTAGTAGATGCCAATTTGTGTGATGCTGATTTACATCAAGCATCAATCACAGCTGCCAACTTACAAAGCGCCAAATTGAATGGCGCAAAAATGGGCGGTGTGCGGATGTGGAAAGCTGACCTACAAGGAGCGGATCTAACCGGTGCGGATTTAAGTGAAGCCAACATGTGTGAAGTGAACTTGTCCATGGCAAATTTAAGTGCTACGGACATGAGTGAAACTTTTTTAACCGGTGCGATTATGCCAGATGGTAGTCTTCACAGTTAG